From a region of the Daphnia magna isolate NIES linkage group LG1, ASM2063170v1.1, whole genome shotgun sequence genome:
- the LOC123469954 gene encoding LOW QUALITY PROTEIN: uncharacterized protein LOC123469954 (The sequence of the model RefSeq protein was modified relative to this genomic sequence to represent the inferred CDS: deleted 1 base in 1 codon) produces the protein MERFATKQQTGENTKNTSMDSAEGSSYIEEVDLLDSAEIPAEITPMQPMQTMDPSDEIETIETEIEPPSKKSQLAKTNVILSNQLLALCEKYRSLKAIANNSPTSEEAGSLLKKMLQQSISHSKKKAKGYRYMDEGLNNFRLNTYILGGRRMYEIFHAYFKGVFPSPRTMGERLVKFQTFVPEGCVNVNGLVDYLLSHKLPMVVSLSEDATAIVGKREYNSTSNSIYGFSLPLKSNGLPNWEDSVMKNTLDAVRMFSTYKRVTVIIVVMAQPLGDGIPPMRICSFGSDNSFTATDVKNRLDTIVSLLKEKGICVLTYSADGDSRELKSMRVMLQLGYVQRNNADKVFPGNTCPWFVATIAKDAPIPVQDTIHEGAKMRTRLLKDHRPMPFGNKIACRENLETLCGLVTKDQHLLQERDLLPEDKMNYDAVSRLIQPGLRELLKKHVPGSEGTIFYLKLMEYATTSFLDKQMSPLERIFRLWFAVFSVRYWRYWMMCDQAYPLAKHFFTSNACQCLELNAHSLVLTELRLQEAKMTEMFWPWCFGSQQCESYFKALRSFTPVGSTQTNFTVGEVITSRGWKVDANLIATAEGDTHGIIYPRHIAQLERCGGTKRAMEDVEHPSKSQIVSIIKRALQEAKSELNQLGVLVNAADSECFKYDPRLAVTSTLSELENIAGPIVDDCDEPDIEGVSEIDDQLDESDRQDIEMLNLLFDAEFTDFTNRLSASKTNKKTLDPLSVPLELTPFVKIAEKNSRLRVVKKSAIIWFLEHGVRRLSNDRTYRVRATSPYVQRQHLIVKTVEKRIVRIGDWCIFKTDEDCPLPNKFLLGRVLSFSLRVGSKKELGKRVLEWAYDGDQNNLGALCIWYEVVWNSTKKEIQSELKDIIVSSHGFHPCETYVCSIPPPTIDPSNSRLFLLRHIISDLYSFVNELLPS, from the exons ATGGAGAGATTTGCGACTAAACAACAAACTGGAGAGAACACCAAAAATACCTCAATGGATAGTGCAGAAGGTTCCAGTTATATTGAAGAAGTAGACCTGCTAGATAGCGCTGAGATCCCCGCCGAGATCACCCCTATGCAGCCCATGCAGACTATGGATCCGTCAGATGAGATTGAAACGATTGAAACTGAGATTGAACCaccctcgaaaaaa AGTCAACTTGCAAAAACAAACGTGATTTTATCTAACCAGCTTCTTGCTCTCTGTGAAAAATATCGTAGTTTAAAGGCGATTGCCAATAATTCGCCCACCAGTGAAGAAGCCGGGTCCCTTTTGAAGAAAATGCTGCAACAGTCAATCTCACATAGCAAGAAAAAGGCGAAGGGTTACAGATATATGGACGAGGGCTTAAACAACTTCCGCCTCAACACGTACATTCTTGGAGGAAGGCGTATGTATGAAATTTTTCACGCTTATTTTAAAGGAGTATTCCCGTCCCCTCGAACGATGGGGGAAAGACTTGTCAAATTTCAAACGTTTGTCCCAGAAG gatgTGTTAACGTCAATGGTCTTGTAGACTACCTACTTTCACACAAGCTACCAATGGTGGTATCCTTGAGCGAGGACGCAACAGCGATTGTGGGAAAGAGAGAATACAACAGTACAAGTAATTCAATATATGGATTCAGTTTACCGTTAAAATCTAACGGACTCCCTAATTGGGAAGATTCTGTGATGAAAAACACCCTCGATGCCGTCCGAATGTTTTCAACTTATAAAAGGGTGACCGTGATTATTGTTGTAATGGCCCAACCGTTGGGTGACGGAATTCCACCCATGAGAATCTGCTCATTCGGTAGCGATAACTCGTTCACGGCAACAGACGTGAAAAACAGACTAGACACGATCGTGTCATTGCTGAAAGAGAAAGGCATCTGTGTGTTAACCTACAGTGCCGATGGAGACTCTAGG GAATTAAAATCTATGCGAGTAATGCTACAATTGGGCTATGTACAACGCAACAATGCTGACAAAGTTTTCCCAGGCAACACTTGCCCTTGGTTTGTGGCTACCATTGCAAAGGATGCACCAATTCCCGTTCAGGACACAATTCACGAGGGTGCCAAAATGCGTACTCGGCTTTTAAAGGACCACAGGCCTATGCCATTTGGCAACAAAATCGCATGTCGCGAAAATTTGGAGACCCTTTGTGGGCTGGTGACAAAAGACCAACACCTTTTACAAGAGCGTGATCTTCTTCCCGAAGATAAAATGAATTATGACGCCGTTTCAAGACTCATTCAACCTGGTCTCCGCGAGCTTCTCAAAAAACATGTTCCAGGTTCCGAgggaacaatt ttttatttaaaactgATGGAATATGCCACCACCAGTTTCCTTGATAAGCAAATGTCTCCTTTAGAACGAATTTTTCGCCTCTGGTTTGCAGTATTTTCCGTTCGTTACTGGAGATATTGGATGATGTGTGACCAAGCTTATCCATTGGCCAAGCATTTTTTCACCAGCAATGCGTGTCAGTGCTTGGAGCTGAACGCTCATTCATTAGTCCTAACTGAACTGAGACTACAGGAGGCCAAGATGACAGAAATGTTTTGGCCTTGGTGTTTTGGCAGCCAACAATGTGAATCGTACTTTAAAGCCTTAAGGTCATTTACTCCTGTTGGAAGTACTCAAACAAATTTCACTGTCGGAGAGGTTATAACGAGTCGCGGATGGaag GTAGATGCAAATTTGATTGCAACGGCGGAAGGGGATACGCATGGCATCATCTACCCAAGGCATATTGCGCAACTAGAACGGTGTGGTGGGACTAAACGTGCCATGGAGGATGTGGAACACCCATCGAAGAGCCAAATTGTATCAATAATCAAACGTGCATTGCAAGAGGCAAAGTCTGAACTCAATCAGTTGGGAGTGTTGGTGAATGCCGCTGACAGCGAATGTTTCAAATACGACCCCCGTCTAGCTGTAACGTCAACTTTGTCTGAATTGGAAAACATTGCCGGTCCGATAGTCGACGATTGTGATGAGCCTGACATTGAAGGCGTAAGTGAAATCGACGATCAATTAGACGAAAGTGATCGTCAAGACATCGAGATGTTAAATCTACTTTTTGATGCTGAATTTACGGACTTCACAAATCGCTTGAGTGCtagtaaaacaaacaaaaaaactcttgATCCTTTATCTGTTCCTTTGGAGTTAACTCCATTTGTCAAAATTGCTGAGAAAAACAGTCGATTGAGAGTGGTCAAAAAGAGTGCCattatttggtttttggaaCACGGGGTTCGTCGACTTAGCAACGATAGAACTTATCGAGTTCGGGCTACTTCACCTTATGTACAACGACAGCATCTTATTGTAAAGACcgtagaaaaaagaattgtcaGGATCGGTGATTGGTGTATTTTCAAAACAGATGAAGACTGTCCTTTGCCTAATAAATTCCTATTGGGTAgggttttgtctttttctctacGAGTTGGGAGTAAAAAAGAATTAGGAAAACGGGTTTTGGAATGGGCGTATGATGGTGATCAAAATAATTTAGGCGCTTTATGCATTTGGTATGAAGTCGTGTGGAATTCAACCAAGAAGGAGATCCAGTCTGAATTAAAGGACATTATAGTCTCGTCCCATGGTTTCCACCCTTGCGAGACATATGTTTGTAGTATTCCGCCACCAACTATAGATCCCAGCAATTCCCGGTTGTTTCTTCTTCGCCACATAATTAGTGATCTATATTCATTTGTCAACGAGCTGTTGCCTTCTTAA
- the LOC123470061 gene encoding pre-mRNA-splicing regulator WTAP-like, which yields MGEVERDPPTRVLLNEEELVNLEKSQFLQHWAKQESYISWLESQLSSAQIALAPVREFEEKLKHSISSECGRRESFLLMRLNTKEQEIQDLIVQIHELKALQAGSSTSLRSSLLDPAVNVLIQHLRGELDKSKSALEETQNELSAWKFTPDSNTGKRLMAKCRLLYQENEELGRMISSGRLAKLEGDLALQRNFSEEMKKSQSELDEFLLELDEDVEGMQSTIYFLQQQLRQTRDQLSAVQKENELLRNTGVHADSVIQIEAHLPENLVDLDNSLNQRNEMDEPSYLQQNTTDLLSIVGDRCNGPVQPSFPND from the exons ATGGGGGAGGTGGAGCGAGACCCTCCCACTAGAGTGTTATTGAATGAAGAAGAACTAGTTAATCTTGAGAAGTCCCAGTTCCTTCAGCATTGGGCAAAACAAGAATCTTATATTAGTTGGCTAGAGTCACAACTATCCTCTGCACAAATTG CATTGGCTCCAGTACGAGAATTTGAGGAAAAGTTGAAACATTCAATTTCTTCTGAATGTGGCCGAAGagaaagttttcttttaatgcGTTTAAATACTAAAGAACAAGAAATTCAGGATCTAATA GTCCAAATTCATGAACTGAAAGCATTACAAGCTGGTAGCTCAACATCATTGAGGTCATCTCTGTTAGACCCTGCAGTCAATGTACTGATTCAACACCTTCGTGGGGAGCTTGATAAGTCTAAATCAGCATTGGAGGAGACACAGAATGAATTGAGTGCGTGGAAGTTTACTCCAGACag CAATACAGGGAAACGATTAATGGCGAAATGCAGACTCCTTTaccaagaaaatgaagaattgGGAAGAATGATATCCTCTGGCAGACTGGCAAAGCTTGAAGGTGATCTAGCTCTGCAGAGAAATTTTAGtgaagaaatgaagaaatctCAGTCAG AATTAGACGAGTTTTTACTGGAATTGGATGAAGATGTTGAAGGCATGCAGTCAACCATTTACTTTCTGCAGCAACAACTACGCCAAACACGAGACCAATTGTCTGCAgttcaaaaggaaaatgagCTCCTTCGTAATACTGGTGTTCATGCAGATAGTGTCATCCAAATTGAAGCGCATTTGCCAGAAAATCTTGTCGACTTGGATAATTCGCTTAATCAACGAAACGAAATGGATGAACCTTCATATCTCCAGCAGAATACTACTGATCTCCTCAGTATTGTCGGTGATCGGTGTAATGGTCCTGTTCAACCATCTTTTCCGAATGATTAG
- the LOC123473663 gene encoding uncharacterized protein LOC123473663: protein MGDSNVSNLIPQTINLFKLSDYANGLVSNNLIDVCHIWSGKRVVNIGIGFDTDSSAVSDTQYRYTIGASFKNRYRKTIGRVSIDSRYRYFVCKPFFVYPPNYCSLQCQLAFSFVKVVLNFVAQLLKYSYLYKCKKCALNALNKDSKESLLSCSDISRNNLKQHLKSRHPCLVDAFEEACKKGGKGVKRNAICMDEPDASGSLSQPTIRDSISGKRPNISITQSQFDEQLLDYMVGSLLPIRHVDSKELKTFCNGISHGNFKIMCRQTIAKKIEDRFQASKQALAQILSKLTSICTTADVWKSRGRSYMGVTCHWLDTETLLRKSACLAVRRVFGSHTYDVVAKTLSAVHKEFKISRKIVVTITDSGSNFPKTFRVFSRENDVQVDEDVDEEYEDEEIVSFFNYG from the exons atgggtgattcaaatgttaGCAATCTAATACCTCAAACAATAAATCTATTTAAACTGTCCGACTACGCCAATGGACTTGTTTCAAACAATTTGATCGATGTCTGCCACATTTGGTCTGGGAAAAG GGTTGTTAATATCGGTATCGGATTCGATACCGATAGTAGCGCCGTTAGCGATACTCAGTATCGGTACACTATCGGcgcttctttcaaaaacaggTATCGGAAGACTATCGGTCGAGTATCGATCGATAGTCGATACCGATACTTCGTCTGcaaacctttttttgtgtatCCGCCGAATTACTGTTCTCTACAATGTCAACTCGCGTTTTCGTTTGTGAAAGTTGTTTTGAATTTCGTGGCCCAGCTTCTAAAGTATTCCTACTTGTATAAATGCAAGAAATGTGCTCTTAATGCGCTAAATAAGGACAGTAAAGAGTCGTTGCTTTCATGCAGTGACATCTCTAGAAATAATCTAAAACAACATTTGAAG TCAAGGCATCCATGCTTGGTTGATGCTTTTGAAGAGGCGTGTAAGAAAGGAGGAAAGGGTGTTAAAAGGAATGCAATTTGCATGGATGAACCTGATGCCTCAGGATCACTCTCTCAACCAACCATTAGAGATTCTATTTCTGGCAAACGTCCTAACATTTCTATTACGCAGTCACAGTTTGATGAGCAGCTTCTTGATTATATGGTAGGAAGCCTTCTGCCTATTAGGCATGTTGACAgtaaagaattaaaaactttTTGTAATGGAATATCTCATGGAA ACTTCAAAATTATGTGCAGACAGACTATCGCAAAAAAGATTGAAGACAGGTTTCAAGCATCAAAACAAGCACTAGCCCAAATTTTGTCTAAGTTAACCTCCATATGCACGACAGCTGATGTGTGGAAATCTCGTGGTCGATCCTACATGGGTGTTACCTGTCATTGGCTTGACACCGAAACTCTTCTTAGAAAAAGTGCATGTCTCGCGGTGAGACGTGTCTTTGGAAGTCATACATATGACGTTGTAGCCAAGACTTTATCGGCTGTGCATAAAGAATTTAAGATTTCCCGCAAAATTGTTGTTACAATAACGGACAGTGGATCTAACTTTCCTAAAACTTTCCGGGTTTTTTCTCGTGAAAATGATGTTCAGGTTGATGAAGATGTTGATGAGGAATACGAAGATGAGGAAATCgtaagtttttttaattatggTTGA